The sequence below is a genomic window from Streptosporangium lutulentum.
CGCTATGGGGGCTCGCCTCACTACGGGGGCTCGCCTCGCGTACGGGTGGCTGCGCCACGATTCCGGGGCTTTTCCGCCCCTCCGCCCCCTGGCTCGGGGACGGCCACGGGGCATGGGGGCGGGGCTCCGGGGTCACGACCGGCCCCACGACGGAGGAGGGCAGCGGTTCGCCCGCCGACACCAGCACGAGCGCCGACGCCGTCACGACCGCCGTAACCGCCACACCGGCCGCGATCACGCGCCGCAGGGGCCGGGGCGCCCGCCGCCACCGGCCGGACACCCCGCCTCCGGCCGTGGCGCCCATCTTGCCCAGCGCCGTTCGATACCCGGCGAACGCCGGACCGACGATGAGCGGACCGACGACGGCCCGCAGGCTCTGGCCCATACCGGCCAGCTCGACGAACACGGCGTGGCAGCCGGGGCAGTCGTTCATGTGCCCGTCCACGGCCAGGCTCTCTTTTTTGGTCAGGCCGCCCCGCACGTGATTCCCCAGCTTGCCCAGCATCGGGCGGCACTCCGGGGAGAGTGTCTCGGCCAGGTGGATCCGCAGGCAGGCCTGGCGCATCTTCTCCCGGGCCTGGTAGGCCAGTGCGGCCACCCCGTTCTCCGTGAGGTTCAGCAGGACGGCGATGTCGGCGAGCCTGCCCGACTCGACCTCGACGTGCCAGAGGACGAGCCGCCACCGCTCCGGCAGGGAAAGGAAGGCTCTGGCGGGCGGCGACTGCCTCAGATGGGCCAGCGCCGGGTCCACGAAAGGCACCTCCGGGTCGAGGGGCTCGATCTCCTCGCCCGGCTCCTGCCCGTCGCCCCTCTCGGACCGGTCGTGGATCGTATGTCGGAGCGCGGTGAGCAGGTAGACCCGGAACGCCTGCTCCGGGCCGCCGCCCCGCTCGATCACGTGATGGATCCCGGCGAACGTCTTCTCCACGACGTCCTCGACCTCGGCCTCGCCCGAGACGAGTTGCTGGGCCAGGGCCCAGGCCGCGGACACATGCCGCCGGTAGAGCCAGTAATAGGCCTCCGCATCCGCCTCACGGGTCGCGGCCAGCAGCTCGGCGTCGCCTTGAAGTGATTTCGCACTCATTGTGACCTCATCAATACCAAGAGTTACTCACCGCATGATTCCGCAGCCTCTGGCATGACTAAACCCCGATCGATTTTTTATCGGGGGGGCCAGGTGCGAACCGCGCGTCATGCGGACCGCCCTAACCTTGGTGCCATGAACGATCGCGAGAACCTGTTGGTCGAGATCAAGAGCAAGGGCGTCGTACACGGCAAGGTCGTGCTGTCCTCGGGCAAGGAGGCGGACTTCTATGTGGACCTGCGCCGGGTGACCCTCGACGGGCAGGCGGCGCCGCTGGTGGGCCGGGTCATGCTGGACCTCACCGAGGACCTCGACTACGACGCGGTCGGCGGGCTCACCCTGGGCGCCGACCCCGTGGCGACCGCCATGCTGCACGCGGCGGCGGCGCGAGGCAGGACGCTCGACGCGTTCGTGGTCCGCAAGGCGCAGAAGGCGCACGGCATGCAGCGCCGGATCGAGGGCCCGGACGTGGCGGGGCGACGGGTGCTCGCGGTGGAGGACACCTCCACGACCGGCGGATCCCCACTGACCGCGGTGGAGGCGCTCCGCGAGGCGGGCGCCGAGGTCGTGGCCGTGGCCACAATCGTGGACCGGGGGGCCGCCTCCGCGATCGCCGAGGCGGGCCTGCCGTACCGGACCGCCTACAACCTGAGCGACCTCGGCCTGGGCTGAACCAGAACGGCCTGCAACCTGAGCGACTTCGGTCCGGACCGAACCAGAACGGCCTGCAACCTGAGCGATCTCGGTCCGGACCGAACCAGGACCGCCTACGACCCGGACGACCTCGGCCCGAGCCGAACAAGACCGCCTACACCTCAGACGACCTCGGTCTGAGCCGAACAGGACCGCCTACGACCCGGACGACCTCGGCCTGTGCCCGCGGCGTCCGGAGAGAATGCTCACTGCTCTCGGGAAACGGTGAACTCCTGGCGCTCCCCGGGCTTGCCCGGGGGGCGGACGGTGCCGTTCACCCGGACGTGGACGGCGGTGGAGTCTGCCAGCACCACGTCGACCTTGGAGTCGAAGGACTGGACCTGCTCGTCCTTGACCAGTTCCCGGTTGAGCAGCACATCGCCTCCGACGACCTTGAGGAAGACCGCGGGACAGCGCTCCCGCGCGCACTGGATGAGAACCGTCGGGACCCGCCCCGAGGCGGAGGGCTTGGGGGCGGTGGTCGTGGGAGCGGCGGCCGGAGGCGAGGAGGTCGCGGGCGCGGGCAAGGCGGCCGACTCCGGCGGGGGGTCCAGCGCGCCGATCAACGAGAGAGCTCCGACCACGATCAGGGCGACGAGAGCCAGCACCGCCAGACCTGCGAGAACCAGTCGGGCGACACCCATCGGATCAGAACTGTGGCGTCCCACACTGTGGAGGTTAGCGGCTGGTGAGGTATCTCTCGACCGGCCGGGGACATCGGTTACGGCTGGATGTTTCGCCTTGTCGGAGCGGTGGGAGCACCGAGACGGTGCTTTCCTCCGGACTCGGGACCACCGGAACCGCCGCCCTTACGGCCCTTCACGAATTCCAGGACGATCGGGATGATCGAGAGGAGAATGATCACAAAAGCGCCCGGCAGAATGTATTTGTCGATGTCGGGCACCGCGGAGCCGACCACGCGGCCGAAAATCAGCATGCTGTCGGTCCAGAGAATCCCGCCGACGCAGTTCCACAGGAAGAACCTCTTGCGGTCCATGCCGAGCATTCCGGCGACCGGGTTGAGGAAGGTGCGCACGATCGGGATGAACCGGGCGAGCACCACGGCCTTGGCGGGGCCGAACTTCTGGAAGTAATACTCGGCCTTGTCGACGTGCTCCTGCCTGAAGAGCTTGGAGTCGGGCTTGTCGAACAGCCTGCGGCCGAACGTGGCGCCGAGGTGATGGCCCAGCTGGGCGCCGATGATGGCGCAGATCGGGGCCAGGACCAGCAACACGGGGAACGAGAGCGGTGTGAGCCCGGGAATGGCGGCGGCCGCCTCGACGGTGCTGAAGACCCCCGCGGCGACGAGCAGCGAGTCACCGGGCAGGAAGAATCCGAGCAGCAGCCCGGTCTCGGCGAAGATGATGCCGAGCACCCCGATGGTGGCGAACGGGCCCAGCAGGCCGAGCCACCACTTGGGGTCAAGGAGATTGTGCAGGAGGTCCATCGGCGTGAAGCCTATCTGCGACGGAGCCCCACCGCTGACAGATCGCATGGGCCGAAGTGGTTGCGAAGCTATCCGGCCGGGGCAGAACCCGGAATACTAGCGGACGGGCATTGTCCTAAGCCCCGCGCCAGCTGTTCACAGCCGTCTCCAGGGAGATGACACCGATGCCTATCGCGACTCCAGAGGTCTACGCCGAGATGCTCGATCGGGCCAAGGCGGGCGGGTTCGCCTATCCGGCGATCAACGTAACCTCGTCCCAGACCCTCAATGCCGCGCTCAGGGGCTTCGCCGAAGCTTCGAGCGACGGCATCATCCAGGTGTCCACCGGCGGCGCCGAATTCCTTTCGGGTACAACGATCAAGGATATGGTGACCGGTTCGGTGGCGCTGGCGGAATACGCCCGCGTCGTCGCGGCCAAATACCCCGTGACGGTCGCCCTGCACACCGACCACTGTCCCAAGGACAAGCTGGACGGTTTTGTACGGCCGCTGCTCGACATCTCGCTCGAGCGGGTCGCCAAGGGACAGGACCCCCTGTTCCAGTCGCACATGTGGGACGGCTCCGCCGTACCGCTGGACGAGAACCTGGAGATCGCCAAGGATCTCCTGGAGAAGGCCGCCCGCGCGAGGATCGTTCTCGAGGCGGAGATCGGCGTCGTCGGCGGCGAGGAGGACGGCGTCGTCGGCGAGATCAACGAGAAGCTCTACACCACCGCCGAGGACGCCCTGGCGACCGCCGAGGCCCTGGGCCTCGGCGAGCGAGGCCGCTACATGCTCGCCGCGACCTTCGGCAACGTGCACGGCGTCTACAAGCCGGGTCACGTCAAGCTCCGCCCGAGCGTGCTGAAGGACATCCAGGACGCGGTCGGCGCCAAGTACGGCAAGGAGAAGCCCTTCGACCTGGTCTTCCACGGCGGCTCCGGCTCGCTGCTGGAGGAGATCCAGGAGGCCATCTCCTACGGCGTCGTGAAGATGAACATCGACACCGACACGCAGTACGCCTTCACCCGCCCGATCGCCGATCACATGTTCAGAAACTACGACGGCGTGCTCAAGGTCGACGGTGACGTCGGCAACAAGAAGGCCTACGACCCCCGGTCCTACGGCAAGGCCGCCGAGACCGCGATGGCGGCCCGCATCGTCGAGGCCTGCCAGCACCTGAAGTCCGCGGGCACCAAGCTCGCCTGACGGGCGAACGACGGAGAAACGGATCCCGGATCGGCCCCCGGAGAGAAATCTCCGGGGGCCGATCTTGGCCTGACGTGCCTTCACCGGGTAGGACTGTCGTCATGGAATCGCACGAGAACCTCCTCGCCGGCCCGCCACCCACCCTGCTCCCCGACCTGTCCGAGGCCCGGGAGGCCCTGGAGGCCGGCGCCCAAGCATCTGACGTCGCCGCG
It includes:
- the fbaA gene encoding class II fructose-bisphosphate aldolase — its product is MPIATPEVYAEMLDRAKAGGFAYPAINVTSSQTLNAALRGFAEASSDGIIQVSTGGAEFLSGTTIKDMVTGSVALAEYARVVAAKYPVTVALHTDHCPKDKLDGFVRPLLDISLERVAKGQDPLFQSHMWDGSAVPLDENLEIAKDLLEKAARARIVLEAEIGVVGGEEDGVVGEINEKLYTTAEDALATAEALGLGERGRYMLAATFGNVHGVYKPGHVKLRPSVLKDIQDAVGAKYGKEKPFDLVFHGGSGSLLEEIQEAISYGVVKMNIDTDTQYAFTRPIADHMFRNYDGVLKVDGDVGNKKAYDPRSYGKAAETAMAARIVEACQHLKSAGTKLA
- the pyrE gene encoding orotate phosphoribosyltransferase, yielding MNDRENLLVEIKSKGVVHGKVVLSSGKEADFYVDLRRVTLDGQAAPLVGRVMLDLTEDLDYDAVGGLTLGADPVATAMLHAAAARGRTLDAFVVRKAQKAHGMQRRIEGPDVAGRRVLAVEDTSTTGGSPLTAVEALREAGAEVVAVATIVDRGAASAIAEAGLPYRTAYNLSDLGLG
- a CDS encoding DedA family protein; amino-acid sequence: MDLLHNLLDPKWWLGLLGPFATIGVLGIIFAETGLLLGFFLPGDSLLVAAGVFSTVEAAAAIPGLTPLSFPVLLVLAPICAIIGAQLGHHLGATFGRRLFDKPDSKLFRQEHVDKAEYYFQKFGPAKAVVLARFIPIVRTFLNPVAGMLGMDRKRFFLWNCVGGILWTDSMLIFGRVVGSAVPDIDKYILPGAFVIILLSIIPIVLEFVKGRKGGGSGGPESGGKHRLGAPTAPTRRNIQP